The segment CCGGGGCCTAATGCCCCTCACCACACGGTATGCCGTGGGTTGGCGGAATAAGGTCTTTGCGCCGGTGACGGCCGTATCAAGGTCCGCGACGGGCTACCGCGTCGAGGTGGGCAATAGGCCCCGGGTCTGCGCTTCGCTCCGCCCGGGGTGACGATTGAGTATGCAGCGGGCACCGCGCTCCAGCCCGGACGCTTGGCACCTCGATCCCGAAAGGGATCGCAAGGGCGACCGGCCGCCGGCGCCGATGCGCCGCCCCCGCGGAGGCCAGTGAGCGCAGCGAACGCGCGGCCGCGAGCGACAAATGATCCCGAAAGGGATCGCAAGGCCGAATGGCCGCCGGCGCCGACGCGCCGCCCCCGCGAAAGGCCAGTGAGCGCCAGCGAACGCTCGGCCGCGGGCGAAAAAACTCCTCACTTCTCCCTGAGCCCCTCCTTGCGCACCCAGTCCTCCGCGTCATTCAGCGCCGCTTCCATCTTGTCGAACAGGAGGTCCAGTTCCGCCTCGGTGATGACCATCGGCGGGCAGAGGGCGACGGTGTCGCCGATCGGCCGGAGGATCGCGCCGCGCGCCTCGGCGAACTTGACCATACGGCCGGCAACGCCGGCCTTGGCGTCGAACGGCCGCTTCGTTGCCTTGTCGGCGACCAGCTCCACGCCGCCGATGAGCCCCTTGCCGCGCGCCTCGCCGACCAGCGGATGGTCGGCCAGCTTTGCGAGCCGCGCCTCGAACTGCGGCGCGAGTTTCCGCACATGGCCGATGATGTCGCGCTTCTGGTAGATCTCGATCGCCTTGGCGCCGACGGCGCAGCCGAGCGGGTGGCCGCCATAGGTGAAGCCGTGGCCAAAGGCGCCGAGCTTGGCGGATTCCGCCTCGAACGCCTCGACCATCCGCTCCGGCACCAGTACCGCGCCGAGCGGCGCATAGGCCGACGTCATCTGCTTGGCGGCCGACAGCGTGTCGGGCTCGAACCCGTAGGTCTCCGCGCCCCACCAGTTGCCGGTCCGCCCGAAGCCGCAGATCACCTCGTCGTCGATGAAGAGGATGTCGTGCTCGGCAAGGATCGGCCGGATCGCCTGGAAATAGCCCTCCGGCGGCAGGATGACGCCGCCCGCGCCCATGATCGGCTCGGCGATGAAGGCGGCGATGGTCTCCGGGCCTTCCTCCTCGATCAAGGCTGTCAGGTTCGCCGCCAGCCGGGCGACGAAATCGGCCTCGCTCTCGCCCGGCTCGGCGAAGCGATAGTGGTGCGGGCAGTCGGTGTGGAGGACGCCCGCCACCGGCAGGTCGAAGTCGCCATGGACGATCGGCAGCCCGGTCAGCGAACCGCTCATCACGGTGACCCCGTGATAGGCCTTCATGCGCGAGATGATCTTCTTCTTTTCCGGCCGGCCGAGGGCGTTGTTGTAGTACCAGGCGAGCTTGACCTGGGTGTCGTTGGCCTCCGAGCCGGACGAGGTGAAGAACACCTTGGAGACCGGCATCGGCGCGATCTCCTTCAGCTTTTCGCCAAGCTCGATGGCCGGCTCCATGCCCTTTCCGCCGAACAAATGATAGTAGGGGAGCTTGTGCATCTGCTCGGTGGCGGCCTCGATCAACTCCTCGTCGCCGAAGCCGAGGCCGGCGCACCAGAGCCCGGACATGCCCTCGATATATTCGTTGCCTTGCGTGTCGTAGACGAAGACGCCCTTGCCGTGGTCGAGCACGAGGGGGCCGGTCTGGGGCAGCGTGTGCAGCGGCGTATAGGGGTGGAGGATGGTGGCGAGATCGCGCGCCTGGACATTGGTCAGCGGCATGGTCGGCTCCTCAAATGACAAAAGAAGGCGCGGCCGTCGGGCTCTCTCTTTTGTCGAAAAAAGGGCGCGGCCGGGTCGTGATGATCCTCCAAGCCTGATCACAGTTGTGGGGTGACCGCAAGGCCCGCCGTTGGCGCGGCGCCAAGGGGCTGCTATGTCGTCGCGCGGCGCCGGACGCGCCTGATCGTTGGTGAACCGTGAAGACCGGCAGGGGGAGAAAAAAACGTGACGATCCGGGCTGTGCTGTTCGACAAGGACGGAACGCTACTCGATTTCGACGCCACCTTCGGCCCGGCCGCCCATGCGGTGCTGTCGGAGCTCTGCGCAGGCGACGCGGCGACGCTGGCGGACCTTGCCGCAATCGCCGGCTACGACCTGGCGACCCAGCGCTTCTCCCGCGACTCCATCATTTTCGCCAACGCCACCGGCGACTACGCCCCATTCCTCGCCGAGCGGCTGGGCATCGCCTGCGACGCCGCCCTCATCTCCCGCATCGATCGGCTCCTGGAGGAAAACTCCGTCCGCCACGCCGCAACCCTCCCCGGCGCGGAAGCCCTCTTAAAAGACCTCGCCGCCGCCAACATCCTCACCGCCTGCATCACCAACGACACGGAATCCTGCGCTAGAGCCCAACTCGCCACCGTCGGCATCGACGTGCATCTAAAGGACGTCATCGGCTACGACACCGGCCACGGCTGGAAACCCGACCCCGGCCAGATCAACGCCTTCGCAAAGATGAACGGGCTGGCGGCGCACGAAATCGCCTTCGTCGGCGACTCCTTGCACGACATGCACGCGGCAAGGGCCGCCGGGGTGTTGGCGATCGGGGTGACGACGGGGATGCATGACTTGGCGGTGTTGACGGAGCATGCGGATCATGTGGTGGAGGCGTTGGGAGAGGTGTTGGGGGTGATCGGGGCGGGGTAGAAGAAAGGCCGTGTTGACTGTTTTTGTCGCCGGACCGATCGAATGTCACTTCATCAGGCGCCCTGTGCATAAGATGAATTAGTGCATCAATTAATGGATCGCGAATCGTGTAATAATATATTCCAACTTAAAATCTAAACATGAAAATAATGATAACAAATATTTTGATCTTTAATTATCGCCATTAGGTATTATTTGGTCATATCAATTTGTTATATTGCATACGGTTTCTATAGAAATAGGAAGGTATGGCAATATTTTTGCTTTATCCTCCCAGTTTATTTTCATATCGATTCTGCCGTATCGGTATTTAGCGCCTATAAGGGTGTATGTTTTAGCGGTGTATAGATCTGAGAAAACAATATGCTGGCCAATATCGTTTACTTCTTTTAGGAAGATATCAGAAACAAAAGCAGCGCGTACTAACGCTAATTTTATATTATTGATGCTTTGCCCAGATTGGAATGTTAAAGTCTCTTCTGTTGGGTTTCCATTGATCGTTGGTGTGCGCGCCGCAATAATCAAATCACCGATGTCTAGTTTTCTTGAAAAATCTTCGTTCCCTCCCGTTCCATCCGCCCCGCCCATGAAATTTACGGATGCAATATAGCTGCTGCCTTCCTTCTGTAGGGCGGTCAAAGTATTTATTAGTTTTCTTGCGGCATTCTGAACCGCAAATTTCCTTTGAGTGTCGCGAAAAATCTGCCCCCCTTTCCCAAATGTAATATTCTCATTGAATTCGATATTTGCTCGGAAAACATTGTCAAATTCATCGTACGATGCTTCTGCCCTGATGAAGTTCTTCTTAATATTAGAGAAAGCATAATTAAGTTTTTGTGTTTCAAGGCGCACGCGACATATCGTAGATATTTCATCTTCAATAAAATATTGATATATAGTAATTAAAGACGCAAAAAAACCAATAACTGTTGTTGATGCCCACAAAAATATGTTCTTCTTAATATGAAGCAGAAGAATTCGAAAGGCTTTCTGAAGTATCATAGATCTCCCCGATAATAAATGTAAGATGTTTGCAATTTTCACGTTACTCCATTGGGGCCAGCTTATTTTAACACTGGCGCAATTGGAAGATGGTGTTTTCTAGATGTGACCGTTTGTCAGCACCTCCTATGAGCGGGCGCTTCATCTCCACATTAGGCGCATCACTACCCCGATAAACTCCTTGTACGGTGGCTGATGTGTTGGCATATCGATATCGATAGGTCACACGCATCCCCCTCGACAAACCCTCTCCCCCGCCGCTTAATTGCACCCAACGAGAACAAAACCTCAGGGAGAGACGCCATGCTGGGCCTGATGCAGGACTGGCCGCTGTTGTGCACCAAAGTCCTTGACCATGCCGCCACCTATCACGGCCGGCGCGAGGTGGTTTCGCGGTCGGTGGAGGGGCCGGTCCATCGCACCGATTATGCGACCCTGCGCCGCCGCTCCTTGCGGGTCGCCAAGCGGCTGGAGCGGGAGGGCATCGGGCTCGGCGACCGCTGCGCGACCCTTGCCTGGAACACTTGGCGCCACATGGAGGTCTGGTACGGCCTCCTCGGCCTCGGCGCCATCTACCACACGGTCAATCCGCGGCTCTTTGCCGACCAGATCACCTGGATCGTCAACCACGCCGAGGACCGGCTGCTGTTCGTCGACCTCACCTTCCTGCCGCTGGTGGAAAAGATCGCAGCCGACCTCAAGACGATTGAAAAGATCATCGTCCTCACCGACCCGGACCACATGCCGGAGGTGTCGCTGCCGAAAGAGGTCGCCGTCTATGAGGACTGGCTGGCCGAGGCGGACGATGATTTCGCCTGGAAGACCTTCGACGAGAACACCGCCGCCGGCATGTGCTACACCTCCGGCACGACGGGATCGCCCAAGGGCGTCGTCTATTCCCACCGCTCCAACGTGCTCCACGCCATGGCCGCCGTGACCCCGGACATGATGGCGATATCGAGCCGCGACCGGGTCATGCCCGTGGTGCCGCTGTTCCACGCCAATGGCTGGTCGCTGGCCTTTTCCGGCCCGCTCGCCGGCGCAACGCTGGTGCTGCCCGGCCCGCGCATGGAGGGCGAGGCGATCCACGGACTGCTTCAGGACGAGCGCGTGACCATGACCGCCGCCGTGCCGACCGTCTGGCTGATGCTGCTGCACCACCTGGAGGCCACCGGCGGCACGCTCGATTATCTGAAGCGCGTCGTCATCGGCGGCTCGGCCTGCCCGCGGGCGATGACCGAGGCGTTCCAGACCCGCTATGGCGTGGAGGTCTACCACGCCTGGGGCATGACGGAGATGAGCCCGCTCGGCTCGATCTGCACGCTGACGCCGGAATATGCCGACCTTGAGGGCGCCGCCCGGCTCGACATCCAGGAAAAGCAGGGCCATCCGCCCTTCACCGTGGAAATGCGGGTGACCGACGACGAGGGGACGGACGTTCCCTGGGACGGCAAGACCTTCGGCCGGCTGAAGGTGCGCGGTCCCGCCGTGGCGGAAGCCTATTTCAAGGGCGAGGGCGGCGAGATCTGCGACGCCGACGGTTTCTTCGATACCGGTGACGTCGCCCATATGGACGCAAACGGCTACATGCAGATCACCGACCGTTCCAAGGACGTCATCAAGTCCGGCGGCGAATGGATCTCGACCATCGACCTGGAAAACCTCGCCGTCGGCCACCCGGACGTCGCCGAGGCGGCCGTCATCGGTGTCGCCCATCCGAAATGGGACGAACGCCCGCTCCTCGTCATCGTGCCGCGCGAGGGCAGGGAGCCGAGCCGGGACGACATCCTCGCCTTCATGGCCGGCCGGGTCGCCAAATGGTGGCTGCCGGATGACGTCGTCCTGGTGGAGGAAATCCCGCACACGGCGACCGGCAAGATCAAGAAGACGGCACTCAGGGACCAGTTCGGCGACTACCGCCTGCCGACCGCCTGAGGCGGCCGGCCGGGTCTGAACGGGATGCGGCCGCAAGGCCACCACGGCGCGTGTTTTCAAGGGTTGCAAGCGCTGCATGCAGTAGCGCCTGCGCCGGAATTACCGATTCCTACGAAGTAATATATTTCAAAGGGTTGCGTCGTTTTTGCGCAGCCGGTTACCGCTGGCGCATAAGGAGAATATTAATTGTATCCAGATTAGGTTCCCGCCAGCCAATTCTGGCATCGATCGCGCATCATCTGAGGACAATCCAATGCGTCGTCTCTTCCCGAAATCCATGGCGGGAAAACTCTACGGGCTGGTCGGGTTTTTCACCATCTGCTTCGGCATTTCGTTGCTCTACCAGATGCAGTCGCTGCATGAAAACCTCGAGGTTTTCAAGAAAGCGGAAATCAAAAGCGTCGTTGAAGCCGCAAAAAGCATCGTCGCGTCCTATCACGACCGGGCGGTGAAGGGCGAACTGAGCGAGGAGGAGGCGGTTCAGCGGGCCAAGGCCGCGCTCAACGCCATGCGCTATCAGGACGGCAGCTACATCTTCGTCAACAACGAGGATGCGGTGACCATCGTCCACCCGGTCAATCCGGGCAATATCGGCAAGGACCGCTCCAACGCGCGGGACGGCACCGGCAAGCTCTACGTCAAGGAATACCAGAACGCGGCGATCAGCAAGGGCGCCGCCTATGTCGGCTATTCCTGGAAGAGCCCGGACGGCAAGTTCCTGCAGAAGATGAGCTATGTCAGCTACTTCAAACCCTGGGGCTGGGTCCTCGGCACCGGCGTTCTGATGCAGGACCTTGAGGAGGCGTTCTGGACCGCCGCCTATCGCAGCGCCATCATTTCGCTCGTCTTCGTCGTCGTCGCGGTCGGCCTCGGCTTCCTGCTCGTGCGGTCGGTCACGGTGCCGATCCGGGCGCTCAGCCAGCGCATGCTGTCGCTCGCCGACAACAATCTGAAGGATCCGGTCGAGGGCACCGAGCGCAGCGACGAGATCGGCGAGATGAGCCGCGCCGTCGCCGTGTTCCGGGAAAACGCCCTCGTGCGCGGCGAGCTGGAGCAGCAGACCGAAGAGGAGCGCCTGAAGGAGCACGAGCGCCAGAAGGAGATCGACCGGCTGATCAAGAGCTTCCAGGCCGACGTCCAGGAGGTGCTGGGAACGGTCGAGGAAAACGCCGTACGCCTGGAAGGCGCAGCCAAGAACCTGCAGGACATCGCCGCGGAAACCGAGCACAATTCGGCAAGCGCCGCCTCGGCGTCCGAACAGGCGACGGCGAACGTCCAGACCGTGGCGTCGGCGGCCGAAGAGCTGTCGGCCTCGATCGCGGAGATCACCCGCCAGGCGACCCAGTCGAGCGCCATCGTCGAAAAGGCGACCAGGAGCGCCGAGGCCTCCAACGCCAAGGTCGCGAGCCTCGACGAAGCCGCCCAGAAGATCGGCGAGGTGGTCAGCCTCATCCAGGCCATCGCCGAGCAGACCAACCTGCTGGCGCTCAACGCCACCATCGAGGCGGCCCGCGCCGGTGAGGCCGGCAAGGGCTTTGCGGTCGTTGCCGCCGAGGTGAAGGAACTGGCCACCCAGACCTCCAAGGCGACGGAAGAGATCTCGGCCCAGATCCACGCCATCCAGGGCTCGACCCGCGAGACGGTGACGGTGATCGAGGAAATCTCCCGGATCATGGGCGAGGTCAACGGCTACACGGTGGCGATCACGACGGCCGTCGGCGAGCAGAACGCCGCGACCATCGAGATTTCGTCCAATGTCCAGGAAGCCGCGGGCGGCACCCGCCATGCGACCGAGAACATGGTCGGCGTAACGGAAAAGGCCGCCCAGACCACCGAGACGGCCAAGGACGTGCTGCGGTCCACGACCGAAACGGCGTCGAACACCGCCCGCCTGCGCGGCCAGATCGAGCATTTCCTCGGCGCGGTCGCCGCGAGCTAGCACGGCAGGTTCCAGCGCGCGCCGCAGTTGGCGGCGCAGCAACCGAAAACGGCCCCGGGGGTGACCCCGGGGCTTTTTTGTGCGCTGCGCACAACGGGGAAAGGGCATCGGGACGGGGGCAAGGTGCGCCGGGCGCGGATCATCCTCCGGTAGAAATACTTTTAGATTACCACCTTTTCCAAGAATAGAATTCTCGAGCCGGTATTAGGTCACCGATAAGCAAAGTTTAACGCTTGAGGATTAGTTTTCACCAAATTCTATTTGGCCCTCCCGGAGCGTATCCAATGCATAAACTACTTCCAAAATCCTTGGCTGGAAAGCTTTATGGATTGGTGTTGTTCTTCACCGTCTGCTTCATCGTCTCGTTGCTGTATCAGATGCAGACGTTGTACAACAACCTGGAGTCATTCAAGAAAACGGAAATCCGCAGCGTCGTGGAATCGGCCGAGAGCATCGTCGCCGGCTATTACAAGATGGCCGAGGCGGGCACGATTACCGAGGACGAGGCGATGGCCCGCTCCAAGGACATGATCAACGCCCTCAGGTACCACGGCGGCGGCTACGTCTTCGTCTTCGACGAGAACTACACCGGCGTCGTGCATCCGGTCCGGCCCGAAAACGTCGGCAAGAATTTCTACGACGTCACCGACAGCAACGGCAAATACCACGTTCGCGAGTTCGTCGACATCGCCAAGTCCGAGGGCCATGGCTACACCGACTATTCCTGGGAAAGCCCGGAAGGCAAGATGCTTCCCAAGAAGAGCTACATCGCCCACTTCAAGCCCTGGGGCTGGATCCTCGGCACCGGCGTCCTGATGCAGGACATGCACGACATCTTCTGGTCGGCGGCCTATCGCAGCGCCGGCATCTCGCTGATGTTCGTCACCTTCGCCGTCCTGCTCGGCTTCCTCGTCGCCCGCTCGATCGTCCGGCCGATCAAATCCCTGAGCGGCCGGATGCTGGCACTTGCCGACAACAATCTCGAAGATCCGATCGAGGGCACCGAACGCGGCGACGAGATCGGCGAGATGAGCCGCGCCGTCTCGGTCTTTCGCGAGAACGCGCTCGTGCGCAGCAAGCTGGAACACCAGACGGAGGCGGAACGCCTGAAGGAGATCGAGCGCCAGAAACACGTCGAAAAGCTGATCGCCTCGTTCCAGGCGGATGTCCAGGACGTGCTCGGCACGGTGGAGGAGAACACCCGGCATCTGGAAGAGTCGGCGAACCACCTGCAGGAGATCGCCGCCCAGACCGAGCACAATTCGGCAAGCGCGGCTGCCGCCTCCGAACAGGCGACGGCCAACGTCCAGACCGTGGCGTCTGCCGCCGAGGAGCTGTCGGCCTCGATTGCCGAGATCACCCGCCAGGCGACCCAGTCGAGCGCCATCGTCGAAAAGGCGACCAGGAGTGCCGAGGCCTCCAACGCCAAGGTGGCGAGCCTTGACGAGGCGGCCCAGAAGATCGGCGAAGTCGTCAGCCTGATCCAGGCGATCGCCGAGCAGACCAATCTTCTCGCCCTCAACGCCACGATCGAGGCGGCGCGGGCCGGCGAGGCCGGCAAGGGCTTTGCCGTCGTTGCCGCCGAAGTGAAGGAACTGGCGAACCAGACCTCCAAGGCGACCGAGGAAATCTCCGGCCAGATCACCGCCATCCAGGGCTCGACCCGCGAAACGGTGACGGTGATCGAGGAGATCTCCAAGATCATGGAGGAGGTCAACGGCTACACGATCGCGATCACCACGGCCGTCGGCGAGCAGAATTCCGCCACCATCGAGATCTCTTCGAACGTCCAGGAAGCCGCCGGCGGCACCCGCCAGGCGACCGAAAACATGACGGACGTGACCGAAAAGGCCGCCCAGACCACCCAGACCGCCAAGGACGTCCTTGGCTCGACGACCGAGACGGCGGCCAGCACCAACCGCCTGCGCAATCGCATCGAGACGTTTCTGGCCAACGTCGCCGCCGGCTGACCCGCACCGCGGCACCCAACAGACAGGAACGGCCCCGCATTCCGGGGCCGTTTTCCTTTGCCGTGAAGGTCCGCGGCCGACGATAAGCCGTCGCCATGGTTCTCTCGGCACGCCCGGACATGCTATGGGCTTTGTCGGCACAACGCATCGGGACCCTCCATGACCGCAAGACTGCGCATCCGCCGCTCACGCCTGGCGCGGCTCAGCCGCTGGCTCGGCATTCTCGCCGTGCCGATCCTGGTGATCACCGGCCTTGCCCACCGAGCCGGAGTGATGGACCCCATCGCCGCCCTGATGGGCATCGGCGTCGGCTCCGTCTTCGGCTTCTTCGCCGTGCTCTTTGCCGTCACCGCCCTCGGCGTCATCTGGTATCGCGGCCATCTCGGCACCGGCGACGCCTTTCGCGGCCTCATCGGCGGCGCGCTCGCGCTCATCCCCATGGGCTTCGTCGTCTGGGGCATATTGCAGTTCCCGCAGATCAACGACATCACCACCGACATCGACAATCCGCCGCGTTTCACCGGAAGCGTCCGGACCGGCTGGGGCGTCAACGGCCCGGCGCCGCCGGAGCGCGACGTACGCGAGCGCCAGCGCGCTGCCTATCCCGACATCGTGCCGCGCCGCTTCCCCTTGGAGCCCTCGCAGATGTTCGAGGCGGCCAAGCGCGCGGTCGCCGGCCTCGGCTGGCAGATGGTATCGGAAATGCCGCCGGTCGAGCCCTTCAACGAGGGCCACCTGCAGGCGATTGACCGCACGCTGCTCTTTGCCCTGCCGGACGATATCGCCATCCGCATCCTGCCCGACGATTACGGCGCCCGGCTCGACGTGCGCTCCGCCTCGCGCTACGGACGTCATGACATCGGCACCAATGCCCGCCGCATCCGCGAGTTCTTCGCAGCGCTCGACGATGCGGTGCTGGAGGTCGCCGGCGAGGCGGCCGGCGAAGAGGGCGAGGGCGATCAGCCGGCGAGCGAATAGCGGTTGTCGATCCCCGGCGCGCCGTCGGTGACGACGATGCCGCGGGCGACGAGATCTTCCAGATGCGCGAGCAGCGACAGGCCGGCGGCGCCATAAAGCCGGCGGTCGACATCGGCATAGATCGTCTCGACCATCACCGGAATGGTTTCCTCGCCGGCGACGAGCCGCGCAATGACGGCCCGCTCGCGGCCACGCCTGTGGGCGATCAGCCCGGCAAGGAAGCTGTGCGGATCGTCGACGGGCGCCCCGTGGCCCGGCAACAGCCGGCGGTCGTCGCGCGCGATCAGCTTGTCGAGCGAGGCCATGTAGTCGACCATCGCCCCGTCGGGCGGCGCCACGATCGAGGTCGACCAGGCCATCACGTGATCCCCGGAAAACAGCAGGTCCTCTTCCAGGAGCGCGAAACAGGCGTGGTTGTCGGTATGGCCCGGCGTCGTCACCACCTCTATGGTCACGTCCTCGCCCTCGATACGCATGCCGTCGGCGGCGAAGATGTCGGGCATGAAGTCGGTGTCGGCGGAGGCGTCGAGCGGATTGATCTCGCCGATATGGAGCGGCCGCGCCGGCCGGTGCGGGCCTTCCGCAACGATCGGCGCGCCGGTCGCGGCCTTCAGCGCGCGCGAGGCCGGCGAATGGTCCCTGTGGGTGTGGGTGACGAGGATGTGGCTGACCGGCCGTTTGCCGATGGCGGAAAGCAGCGCCTCGACGTGGTCCGGATCGTCCGGACCCGGATCGACCACCATCACGGTCCTGTCGCCGACGATGTAGCTGTTGGTGCCGTGGAAGGTGAAGGGGCCGCTATTGGCGGCGGTCACCCGCGTCACCAGCGGCGTCAGGCGCACCGGCGCGCCGTGGCGCGGCTCGAAGTCGGTGACGAAGGCAAGGGCACTCAAGAGGGTCTCCCGGTCCTGCCGCAGTGTCGCGGCCACTTCTCATCAGGAAAATTGCGCGCTCATACCGGGGCGTCAATGCTTCGCAGTTGCAAACGGCCTGGGAAGCGGCCCGCCTTGGCCTGCCCCCGGCTCCCTAATAATCCTTTTCAAAGAAGATGCCGGCCTTCGACTCGCCGTCGTTGCCGACCTCGCCGCGGGTCTTCAGGTTCTCGGTGATGTCGAGGTCGATGGTGACCTTGGTCGAGCTCTTGCCGGTGCCCTGCTTGACGCCGACGAAGACGTCGTCGGCGATGTATTTGCCGGCCGTCAGCTCCGCCTTGCCCTTTTCGTCGGTGGTGGCCTCTAACCGGTCGACGCCGAGGCCTCGGCGCACCTGGTCGAGGACGCCCGGTCCGCCGCCGGCGCCGGTCAGCGTGGCGATGCTGGCGGCGAGCTGAGCGATCTGGAACGCCGACAGCTTGTCGACGCCGCGGTCGAACAGGAACCGGGAGATCACCTCGTCCTGCGGCAGCTCCGGCGAGGACCGGAAGGTGAAATCCGGCGCTGACGCGCTGCCGTTGATGCTGATCATGATCGTGACATCGCTCGCCTTGGTCGTGGCGTAGAAGTCGAGGAGCGGATTGAAATCGCCGCCGAAGCGGACGATGCCGCGCTCGAAGGCGACCCGGCGCGACAGGATGTTGAGGCGGCCGCGGCGCATGGAAAAGCCGCCCTCCACGAACGGCCCGTCGACCGGGCCGCGCAGCTTCAGGGAGCCGCCGAGTTCGGCGTCGAGCCCGCGGCCGCGCACGAAGATGCGGGCGGGCGCCGAAATCTCCAGGTCGAGCCGGGCGTCGCTGTCGCCCTTGTCGTCCTTCCTCGGCAGCACCTCGCGGACCTGGCGTGTGACGGCCGGCGGCGCGTTCTTGTGGACGATGTCGAGGGCGGCGATGCCGCCGGGCACCTGTTCGGGGATGTTGATGTCGGCGCGGTCGATGGTGACCTTGCCGGAGACGGTCGGCCCGCGCGCGAAGTTGCCGGAAATCTTCAGGTCGCCGGCGACCTTGGCCGAGACGAGGTTGCCGTCCACATAGTGTCCGTCGTCGAGCTTGACCCGGATGTCGCCGGGAAGGGCGGGATCGAAGACGCCGATGGTGCCGCTCGCCGTCAGCGCGCCGCCCTTGGCGAGCCGGCCCTTGACGCTTTCGATGACAAGCTCCTTTCCGGAGAGCCTGAGGCGCGCCGCGAGGTCCTCGATCGTCGTGCCGCTTTCGATATGGGTGACGCGCGCGCCGGAGGTCGTCACCGTGCCGTTGATCGCCGGCGAGCCGAGCGGGCCGGTGACGGTCAGGTCGACGCTGGCCGCGCCGCTTGCGGCAAGGCCGGAATCGGCAAGGGTTCTGGTCGCGACCGAGAACGGCACGGTGCCGTTGACGGCGATGTCGAGCCGGCCGGTCGGCGCCGCCGGCACGGTGCCGCGCGCCTTCAGCGACATGTTGGAAATGCCGCCGACGGTGGCGTCGAGGCGCACCGCGCCCTTGGCGAACTGGCCGCTG is part of the Rhodobium gokarnense genome and harbors:
- a CDS encoding aminotransferase, whose amino-acid sequence is MPLTNVQARDLATILHPYTPLHTLPQTGPLVLDHGKGVFVYDTQGNEYIEGMSGLWCAGLGFGDEELIEAATEQMHKLPYYHLFGGKGMEPAIELGEKLKEIAPMPVSKVFFTSSGSEANDTQVKLAWYYNNALGRPEKKKIISRMKAYHGVTVMSGSLTGLPIVHGDFDLPVAGVLHTDCPHHYRFAEPGESEADFVARLAANLTALIEEEGPETIAAFIAEPIMGAGGVILPPEGYFQAIRPILAEHDILFIDDEVICGFGRTGNWWGAETYGFEPDTLSAAKQMTSAYAPLGAVLVPERMVEAFEAESAKLGAFGHGFTYGGHPLGCAVGAKAIEIYQKRDIIGHVRKLAPQFEARLAKLADHPLVGEARGKGLIGGVELVADKATKRPFDAKAGVAGRMVKFAEARGAILRPIGDTVALCPPMVITEAELDLLFDKMEAALNDAEDWVRKEGLREK
- a CDS encoding HAD family hydrolase, translating into MTIRAVLFDKDGTLLDFDATFGPAAHAVLSELCAGDAATLADLAAIAGYDLATQRFSRDSIIFANATGDYAPFLAERLGIACDAALISRIDRLLEENSVRHAATLPGAEALLKDLAAANILTACITNDTESCARAQLATVGIDVHLKDVIGYDTGHGWKPDPGQINAFAKMNGLAAHEIAFVGDSLHDMHAARAAGVLAIGVTTGMHDLAVLTEHADHVVEALGEVLGVIGAG
- a CDS encoding long-chain-fatty-acid--CoA ligase, which translates into the protein MLGLMQDWPLLCTKVLDHAATYHGRREVVSRSVEGPVHRTDYATLRRRSLRVAKRLEREGIGLGDRCATLAWNTWRHMEVWYGLLGLGAIYHTVNPRLFADQITWIVNHAEDRLLFVDLTFLPLVEKIAADLKTIEKIIVLTDPDHMPEVSLPKEVAVYEDWLAEADDDFAWKTFDENTAAGMCYTSGTTGSPKGVVYSHRSNVLHAMAAVTPDMMAISSRDRVMPVVPLFHANGWSLAFSGPLAGATLVLPGPRMEGEAIHGLLQDERVTMTAAVPTVWLMLLHHLEATGGTLDYLKRVVIGGSACPRAMTEAFQTRYGVEVYHAWGMTEMSPLGSICTLTPEYADLEGAARLDIQEKQGHPPFTVEMRVTDDEGTDVPWDGKTFGRLKVRGPAVAEAYFKGEGGEICDADGFFDTGDVAHMDANGYMQITDRSKDVIKSGGEWISTIDLENLAVGHPDVAEAAVIGVAHPKWDERPLLVIVPREGREPSRDDILAFMAGRVAKWWLPDDVVLVEEIPHTATGKIKKTALRDQFGDYRLPTA
- a CDS encoding methyl-accepting chemotaxis protein — encoded protein: MRRLFPKSMAGKLYGLVGFFTICFGISLLYQMQSLHENLEVFKKAEIKSVVEAAKSIVASYHDRAVKGELSEEEAVQRAKAALNAMRYQDGSYIFVNNEDAVTIVHPVNPGNIGKDRSNARDGTGKLYVKEYQNAAISKGAAYVGYSWKSPDGKFLQKMSYVSYFKPWGWVLGTGVLMQDLEEAFWTAAYRSAIISLVFVVVAVGLGFLLVRSVTVPIRALSQRMLSLADNNLKDPVEGTERSDEIGEMSRAVAVFRENALVRGELEQQTEEERLKEHERQKEIDRLIKSFQADVQEVLGTVEENAVRLEGAAKNLQDIAAETEHNSASAASASEQATANVQTVASAAEELSASIAEITRQATQSSAIVEKATRSAEASNAKVASLDEAAQKIGEVVSLIQAIAEQTNLLALNATIEAARAGEAGKGFAVVAAEVKELATQTSKATEEISAQIHAIQGSTRETVTVIEEISRIMGEVNGYTVAITTAVGEQNAATIEISSNVQEAAGGTRHATENMVGVTEKAAQTTETAKDVLRSTTETASNTARLRGQIEHFLGAVAAS
- a CDS encoding methyl-accepting chemotaxis protein produces the protein MLFFTVCFIVSLLYQMQTLYNNLESFKKTEIRSVVESAESIVAGYYKMAEAGTITEDEAMARSKDMINALRYHGGGYVFVFDENYTGVVHPVRPENVGKNFYDVTDSNGKYHVREFVDIAKSEGHGYTDYSWESPEGKMLPKKSYIAHFKPWGWILGTGVLMQDMHDIFWSAAYRSAGISLMFVTFAVLLGFLVARSIVRPIKSLSGRMLALADNNLEDPIEGTERGDEIGEMSRAVSVFRENALVRSKLEHQTEAERLKEIERQKHVEKLIASFQADVQDVLGTVEENTRHLEESANHLQEIAAQTEHNSASAAAASEQATANVQTVASAAEELSASIAEITRQATQSSAIVEKATRSAEASNAKVASLDEAAQKIGEVVSLIQAIAEQTNLLALNATIEAARAGEAGKGFAVVAAEVKELANQTSKATEEISGQITAIQGSTRETVTVIEEISKIMEEVNGYTIAITTAVGEQNSATIEISSNVQEAAGGTRQATENMTDVTEKAAQTTQTAKDVLGSTTETAASTNRLRNRIETFLANVAAG
- a CDS encoding DUF1499 domain-containing protein, whose translation is MTARLRIRRSRLARLSRWLGILAVPILVITGLAHRAGVMDPIAALMGIGVGSVFGFFAVLFAVTALGVIWYRGHLGTGDAFRGLIGGALALIPMGFVVWGILQFPQINDITTDIDNPPRFTGSVRTGWGVNGPAPPERDVRERQRAAYPDIVPRRFPLEPSQMFEAAKRAVAGLGWQMVSEMPPVEPFNEGHLQAIDRTLLFALPDDIAIRILPDDYGARLDVRSASRYGRHDIGTNARRIREFFAALDDAVLEVAGEAAGEEGEGDQPASE